One region of Ignavibacteria bacterium genomic DNA includes:
- a CDS encoding T9SS type A sorting domain-containing protein: protein MKRITISFILFTFFVLLIIGAQGLFAQVPFDGQSGVSLTTTYTVPAGLDPAPLVDVTSYDMYLLNQARDAIIGGPVTFVYSNGGPNVLPLVGGLANNTTYSWGVWTLGANPLVPPLNPPLYGYFDFTTVIASPILTAPSGGATGVSILPTVTWTFSGGTTGVTFQIELSADGGTNWSNVIDGLGGATTSYTFISSLNYNTAYVVRVHAKKTGEANKTSSENSFTTILGPPTTTAASGTNLTSFTANWTAHANGGATGYKLDVSAVSNFASYVAGYVDLDVGNVLLKAVTGLNGNTTYYYRVRAYDASYTSSNSNTTSVTTTNTGPSLTAPINGITGASVLPTMTWGAVTGAVSYKLYVDDASDFLTPLYAVDQGTNLTRTFTALIPNFPLANGTMYYWKVAAIDNNNNEYASSTYHFTIAPAFTVSQHTPTTGQAIQSTTVDLGWSTGHSANGLTFVIQYMYASAAPTVESDWSGATSTIVTGNSNSSFTKQLTGLTLGKTYYWRVLIRRTSNSEYVHYPSPTTYNYFYTEGGLTVTVTPNWPTGGVTVYTTSPRLDWILSGYYSGLTYEIDYGPGGVDGTADVTGITDLYYTLSGLIPDTTYYWKVRAIYSGNPTAWSAAATFVTFGSGALEVPTCNYPRDGETIYSNTPRLDWVLTTNGDGLTYQICYVLSAADPGVDGNGRLVGATNYPAAVGSFSSNKYLTSPTLTPGSTYWWQVRSYSAARAALGLAPYSAWSARTYFVNNGPGTLVVPTPNYPIDGVTVYSTSPTLYWYLSPYSTGLTYEIDFGTSVDGTPEYTNITSMNYQVTGLTPGTTYLWRVRSKNSLGSTSAWSSTVSFVVTGGTTQSYAVASWPTGGATQYTNTPYVSWYLQGSSLGITGYNVKYKKTSAPGSWLTYSPASNNADGGQFLGLSTSTFSQQLGTDFANGLTYGATYYWAVYPNGTTTLNPNGIGWFVVVGGPGTTTIVNSNPSNGSVTNNTTVYFSWYVNGSSLGIVDYELVYSYSDVFDPLATYTVSNITSQTKTITGLTNGTTWFWKVRGRYADNSYTAYSDVFDFTIQEGSSIIVQPWIGGPHNVAISTTSPTFSWRLPVPPASGLKYELEYGENPNFIHAAKVENISNQYANVAGLNANTKYYWRVRSKALDGTYSYYSTVGKFDVSMPTGVDEPKNVPDEFALRQNYPNPFNPSTKISFDLPEAARVTIKVYNTIGQLVATLASNEFLNAGSYERTFDASGLPSGIYIYQLNSDKFNSYKKMLMVK, encoded by the coding sequence ATGAAAAGAATAACTATTTCTTTCATCCTTTTTACCTTCTTTGTCCTCCTTATCATTGGAGCACAAGGACTTTTTGCACAAGTACCTTTTGATGGGCAAAGTGGAGTTTCATTAACTACCACTTATACTGTCCCTGCTGGACTAGATCCAGCCCCATTAGTAGATGTTACATCCTATGATATGTATTTGTTAAACCAAGCACGTGATGCAATAATCGGAGGCCCTGTTACTTTTGTGTATTCTAATGGGGGTCCGAATGTATTGCCTCTTGTTGGAGGATTAGCAAATAATACGACCTACAGCTGGGGTGTTTGGACATTAGGGGCGAATCCTTTGGTGCCACCTTTGAATCCGCCACTTTATGGCTATTTTGATTTCACAACTGTAATAGCATCTCCAATATTGACGGCACCTTCAGGTGGTGCTACCGGCGTATCGATTCTTCCAACTGTTACGTGGACTTTTTCTGGAGGGACAACCGGTGTAACATTCCAAATTGAATTAAGTGCTGATGGTGGAACCAATTGGAGCAATGTTATAGATGGTCTCGGCGGAGCTACTACAAGTTATACATTTATCAGCAGTTTAAATTATAATACTGCTTATGTCGTTAGAGTTCATGCGAAAAAAACTGGTGAAGCTAATAAAACTTCTTCCGAAAATAGTTTCACCACAATCCTTGGTCCACCAACTACGACAGCCGCATCGGGAACCAATTTAACCAGTTTTACAGCGAATTGGACAGCCCATGCAAATGGTGGTGCAACTGGTTATAAGTTGGATGTGTCAGCAGTAAGTAATTTTGCTTCGTATGTTGCAGGATATGTAGACCTTGATGTTGGGAACGTTCTATTAAAAGCCGTTACCGGACTAAATGGGAACACGACCTATTATTATCGAGTGAGAGCATACGATGCATCGTATACAAGTTCTAACTCAAATACTACATCAGTTACCACAACAAATACAGGTCCGTCCCTTACAGCCCCGATTAATGGAATAACAGGCGCATCTGTTTTACCAACAATGACTTGGGGAGCTGTTACAGGTGCGGTCTCATATAAATTATATGTTGATGATGCAAGTGATTTCTTAACTCCATTGTATGCTGTAGATCAAGGAACAAACTTGACAAGAACTTTCACAGCATTGATTCCTAACTTTCCGTTGGCAAATGGGACGATGTATTACTGGAAAGTGGCTGCGATCGATAACAACAATAATGAATATGCATCAAGCACATATCATTTTACAATTGCACCGGCATTTACGGTCAGCCAGCATACACCGACAACAGGACAAGCAATTCAGTCAACAACAGTTGATCTTGGTTGGTCTACTGGTCATTCTGCTAATGGACTAACTTTTGTAATTCAATATATGTATGCATCAGCTGCACCAACAGTTGAATCGGATTGGAGTGGTGCAACTTCAACAATCGTAACAGGTAATTCCAACAGTTCATTTACCAAACAGCTTACCGGATTGACACTTGGTAAAACGTATTACTGGAGAGTTCTTATTAGAAGAACATCAAATAGTGAATATGTACATTATCCATCACCGACTACATACAACTATTTTTATACAGAAGGTGGATTGACTGTAACAGTAACCCCGAACTGGCCAACTGGAGGAGTTACCGTGTACACGACTTCACCAAGGTTAGATTGGATACTATCAGGTTATTACTCAGGATTAACTTATGAAATAGATTATGGTCCTGGGGGGGTAGATGGGACAGCTGATGTAACAGGCATTACTGATCTATATTATACATTATCAGGTTTAATACCCGATACAACTTATTACTGGAAAGTAAGAGCTATCTATTCTGGAAACCCAACAGCTTGGAGTGCCGCAGCAACTTTCGTAACATTTGGAAGTGGTGCATTAGAAGTACCAACATGTAATTATCCAAGAGATGGAGAAACTATATATTCGAATACTCCACGTTTGGATTGGGTACTTACAACAAATGGTGATGGATTGACTTATCAGATTTGCTATGTGCTTTCTGCAGCAGATCCCGGAGTTGATGGAAATGGAAGATTGGTGGGTGCGACAAATTATCCGGCTGCCGTAGGTAGTTTTTCAAGTAATAAATACTTAACCTCACCGACGCTTACACCCGGTTCGACGTATTGGTGGCAGGTTAGGTCATATTCTGCAGCGAGAGCAGCACTGGGATTGGCACCATATTCAGCCTGGTCAGCAAGAACATATTTCGTTAATAATGGTCCTGGAACACTGGTAGTTCCAACGCCAAACTATCCAATAGATGGAGTGACAGTGTATTCAACTTCACCAACACTTTATTGGTATTTAAGTCCATACTCCACTGGACTTACTTATGAAATTGATTTTGGTACTTCAGTTGATGGAACACCAGAGTATACAAATATCACAAGTATGAATTATCAGGTAACCGGATTAACTCCAGGCACAACATATCTGTGGAGAGTGAGATCTAAAAATTCATTGGGAAGTACTTCAGCATGGTCTTCAACAGTTTCATTTGTTGTTACAGGTGGAACAACACAAAGTTACGCAGTTGCAAGTTGGCCTACCGGAGGTGCAACTCAATATACAAATACTCCTTACGTTTCCTGGTACTTACAAGGTTCTTCACTTGGTATAACAGGTTATAATGTTAAATACAAAAAAACATCTGCACCTGGAAGTTGGCTTACATATTCACCTGCTTCAAATAATGCTGATGGAGGTCAATTCCTTGGATTGAGCACTTCAACATTCAGTCAACAATTGGGTACGGATTTTGCAAATGGTTTAACGTATGGAGCTACATATTATTGGGCAGTATATCCAAACGGTACAACGACGTTAAATCCGAATGGAATAGGTTGGTTTGTGGTAGTAGGAGGACCTGGTACAACGACGATAGTAAACTCAAATCCATCGAATGGATCGGTGACAAACAACACGACAGTATACTTCAGTTGGTATGTAAATGGTTCATCTCTTGGGATAGTAGATTATGAGTTAGTTTACAGTTATTCTGACGTATTTGACCCGTTGGCAACCTATACAGTATCAAATATAACATCCCAAACAAAGACCATAACCGGATTAACTAACGGTACAACCTGGTTCTGGAAAGTAAGAGGAAGATATGCTGATAACTCATACACGGCATATTCAGATGTATTTGATTTCACAATTCAAGAGGGTTCATCCATTATTGTTCAGCCGTGGATTGGCGGTCCTCATAATGTTGCTATCAGTACTACTTCACCAACATTCTCCTGGAGATTACCAGTACCTCCAGCCTCTGGTTTGAAGTATGAGCTTGAGTATGGAGAGAATCCGAACTTCATTCATGCAGCTAAGGTAGAAAATATCTCGAACCAGTATGCTAATGTTGCCGGACTCAACGCAAATACCAAGTATTACTGGAGAGTAAGATCAAAAGCATTAGATGGAACATATTCTTATTACTCAACAGTCGGCAAGTTTGATGTCAGCATGCCAACCGGCGTAGACGAACCGAAGAACGTTCCGGATGAATTTGCATTAAGACAGAACTATCCAAATCCGTTCAATCCATCGACAAAGATTTCGTTTGATCTGCCGGAAGCAGCAAGAGTAACGATCAAAGTGTATAACACCATTGGTCAGCTTGTTGCAACACTTGCATCAAATGAATTCTTGAATGCTGGAAGCTATGAACGCACATTCGATGCCTCAGGTTTACCGAGCGGTATATACATTTACCAATTGAACTCTGACAAGTTCAATTCTTATAAGAAAATGTTGATGGTCAAATAA